One window of Alosa sapidissima isolate fAloSap1 chromosome 21, fAloSap1.pri, whole genome shotgun sequence genomic DNA carries:
- the LOC121695718 gene encoding uncharacterized protein LOC121695718: MWRCGRSCGMWIPALDPHPVCISCLGVDHAPRFEATQKSTEAVKSFLPRREGTSRPTAQAPTMATHHVRARRRGAPHPQRQQQQQQQQQRPPGQQRDIYPPRQDRQSRRGWKRGRERSASRPAPTGQPQARLLGRSREVGEPFPKRARILQSDSSCAVALLYPQALVNKPPPSGGGFACGSPRPPSHAGSPSMVLSAQGQTQARSDGSEMLESSCLLAYPREPLSWSPAGESSPPAGGDYGCQPPWLGRSMRWVSDQGDMEQAATAFAHKCAGAHDSVPCAQAFSPAYSRASCVGEVGQHCDSGIHQSPGAVAISPSDEIATVGEVSSPLSPRREALCHIESGASIRK, from the coding sequence ATGTGGAGGTGCGGTCGGAGCTGCGGGATGTGGATCCCCGCTCTGGACCCACACCCGGTCTGCATAAGCTGCCTGGGTGTCGACCATGCCCCGCGGTTTGAGGCGACCCAGAAAAGCACGGAGGCGGTGAAGAGCTTTCTGCCTCGGCGAGAAGGGACCTCCCGCCCCACCGCGCAGGCGCCGACAATGGCCACTCACCATGTGCGGGCAAGACGCAGGGGTGCGCCACACCCACAGcggcagcaacaacagcagcagcagcagcagaggccgCCTGGACAACAGAGGGACATCTACCCACCGCGGCAGGACAGGCAGTCAAGGCGAGGCTGGAAGCGGGGCAGAGAGCGGTCTGCTTCACGCCCAGCCCCCACCGGCCAGCCTCAGGCAAGACTGTTGGGACGGTCACGGGAGGTTGGCGAGCCGTTCCCCAAGCGCGCCAGGATTCTCCAAAGTGACAGTTCATGCGCAGTTGCGCTATTGTATCCACAAGCACTTGTTAATAAACCTCCTCCCTCCGGCGGCGGCTTTGCATGCGGTTCCCCTCGGCCTCCTTCACATGCGGGATCTCCAAGCATGGTTCTCAGCGCTCAGGGACAGACACAAGCGCGTTCGGATGGATCGGAGATGCTGGAGAGCTCTTGCTTATTGGCTTACCCCCGAGAACCTCTCAGTTGGAGCCCCGCTGGGGAGAGTAGCCCACCGGCAGGTGGTGACTACGGATGCCAGCCTCCTTGGCTGGGGAGGAGTATGCGATGGGTGAGCGATCAGGGGGACATGgaacaggcagctacagcgttTGCACATAAATGCGCTGGAGCTCATGACAGTGTACCTTGTGCTCAAGCATTTTCGCCCGCTTATAGCAGGGCGTCATGTGTTGGTGAGGTCGGACAACACTGCGACAGTGGCATACATCAATCGCCAGGGGCCGTAGCTATATCACCTAGCGACGAGATTGCTACTGTGGGCGAGGTGTCATCTCCTCTCAGTCCGCGCAGAGAGGCCCTTTGTCACATCGAGAGTGGCGCCTCCATCCGCAAGTAG
- the LOC121695716 gene encoding class I histocompatibility antigen, F10 alpha chain-like, translated as MGFVELLMVCAILPICCLAGQGAPERHSLYYVYTALSKAVNAPGIFEFTAMGLLDDRKIDYYNSKDKVKIPQQDWMKKKLPADYWEKGTQSRKSKEQWFKVNVNILMERMRQNGSDVHVLMWKHGCEVDKMADGSVRFVRGVDAYSYDGKDFLSFDDNSMQWVAPVTEAVPTKQKWDGVPILNQYTKGYLEKECVDWLEKFRTYGDEELKQQVNVSPPKVHLFGKADRSSNTLKLTCMATGFYQKEIEITILKGKEVIKKGDIGDVLPNGDGTHQIKLNVEAQRSDMDDYRCEVYHIGLEEPITKVWTLDGEMCDGTSAFLIGAVLGGLAVLILITLILVFIAFKKGVIEYNGGLKYNGIFAGTRTIIRNPDLDPSPAVVIPSVAGNVNTPLLGNGQANASTGQDVNGTGSTVIGIGTTLLQDGSGKLEENTDSGNSSEGSSRSSAENVSADVKEGGNDDSGRGSPEGSTNSAEK; from the exons ATGGGTTTCGTGGAATTATTGATGGTCTGTGCCATTCTACCGATATGTTGTTTGG CTGGACAAGGTGCCCCAGAACGCCACTCACTGTACTATGTGTACACAGCCCTGTCAAAGGCTGTCAACGCACCAGGCATCTTTGAATTTACTGCCATGGGCCTACTGGACGACAGAAAGATTGATTACTATAACAGCAAAGACAAAGTCAAGATTCCTCAACAGGACTGGATGAAAAAAAAGCTTCCAGCGGACTACTGGGAAAAGGGCACCCAGTCAcgtaaaagcaaagagcaatGGTTCAAAGTCAATGTGAACATTCTGATGGAACGCATGAGACAGAATGGATCTG ATGTTCATGTCCTTATGTGGAAACATGGTTGTGAGGTTGACAAAATGGCAGATGGTTCTGTCAGGTTTGTTCGCGGTGTGGATGCATACAGCTATGATGGAAAGGATTTCCTTTCCTTTGATGATAATTCAATGCAGTGGGTTGCCCCAGTTACTGAAGCTGTACCCACAAAACAGAAGTGGGATGGGGTTCCCATCCTGAATCAGTACACAAAGGGCTACCTGGAGAAGGAGTGCGTGGACTGGCTGGAGAAGTTCAGAACATATGGGGATGAAGAATTAAAACAACAAGTGAACGTTT CTCCACCAAAGGTTCATCTTTTTGGTAAAGCAGACAGATCTTCAAATACACTCAAGTTGACCTGCATGGCCACAGGTTTCTACCAAAAAGAAATTGAAATCACCATTCTGAAAGGAAAGGAGGTAATAAAGAAAGGTGATATTGGGGATGTTTTGCCCAATGGCGATGGAACCCATCAGATCAAATTGAATGTGGAGGCCCAAAGGTCAGACATGGATGATTATAGATGTGAGGTGTACCACATAGGCCTGGAAGAACCAATTACGAAAGTTTGGACCTTGG ATGGAGAAATGTGTGATGGTACCTCCGCATTCTTGATTGGAGCGGTATTGGGAGGGCTGGCAGTGCTGATACTAATCACGTTGATCTTGGTGTTCATTGCTTTTAAAAAAGGCGTAATTG AGTACAATGGTGGTCTCAAATACAATGGTATTTTTGCAGGGACACGGACAATAATCAGAAATCCAGACCTAG ACCCTTCACCAGCAGTGGTGATACCATCAGTGGCGGGTAACGTGAACACACCTTTGTTGGGTAATGGACAAG CAAATGCGTCCACTGGACAAGATGTAAATGGCACAGGATCAACAGTGATTGGGATTGGAACCACACTTTTGCAGGATGGAAGTGGAAAAT TGGAGGAAAACACTGATTCTG
- the LOC121695719 gene encoding coiled-coil domain-containing protein 42 homolog has protein sequence MAQVNLEDYFRVIFEEDILHLPVQRQNLKTSAMRILEKRREMGHVDASLKSKRCEFETVCEKIAQKREDLWKKEEGMKKSLLKFDRFIRENDAKRSRGVRKAELQRVVVAQKEKELEDLIKEYNILLSRREKLHDRLMRASVYPLFLTTVVKKSQKFDDIRHLISRFDTLLVTRDQLLDQGRGADIKTERERTGLKRYVNEQSSVLLQLNNTLSELQTELDRALSQACRWEYAWNHIQSTAAKETLMLGQINERAFGDGPLLEMEEDNNPHYCTTTTKWIEHRL, from the exons ATGGCCCAAGTAAATCTCGAGGATTACTTTAGAGTCATTTTTGAAGAGGATATTTTACATCTGCCTGTACAGCGACAAAATCTGAAGACCAGCGCCATGCGAATTTTAGAAAAAAGACGAGAGATGGGTCATGTGGATGCGTCTTTAAAATCAAAGCGTTGTGAGTTTGAGACGGTCTGTGAAAAAATCGCACAAAAGAGAGAAGACTTGTGGAAGAAAGAAGAGGGAATGAAGAAATCTTTGCTCAAATTTGACAGGTTCATCAGAGAGAATGATGCCAAACGATCACGAGGTGTCCGAAAAGCCGAATtgcagagggtggtggtggCCCAGAAAGAGAAGGAACTAGAGGACTTGATAAAGGAATACAACATTTTGCTCTCCAGAAGAGAGAAACTTCATGACAGATTAATGCGCGCATCTGTCTATCCTCTTTTCCTGACCACAGTTGTTAAAAAGTCTCAAAAGTTTGACGACATCAGGCATTTGATCAGTCGGTTTGACACCCTTCTCGTGACCCGTGACCAATTGCTAGATCAAGGAAGGGGAGCAGACATCAAAACCGAACGAGAACGCACTGGATTAAAACGCTATGTCAATGAACAGAGCTCTGTCCTCCTCCAGCTAAATAATACCCTATCAGAGCTGCAAACCGAACTGGACAGGGCGCTCTCACAAGCGTGCAGGTGGGAGTATGCCTGGAACCACATCCAGTCCACAGcggcaaaggaaactctcatgCTTGGCCAGATTAA TGAAAGGGCTTTTGGTGATGGACCTCTtctggagatggaggaggacaaCAACCCCCATTACTGCACAACAACCACAAAATGGATTGAACACAGGCTCTGA